A single genomic interval of Alphaproteobacteria bacterium harbors:
- a CDS encoding class I SAM-dependent methyltransferase has protein sequence MWTELKTQAVEAIRQSYALLSQEQNLSPDNEAVTKSLTHLVRTLTKCQAPELIKYLMDTPDLAMEREKLPVLCGIAECEMEKYWARKLLSRAACDLAEFWYFPEYTALCRAEIELFKQQGSFSRISFLGAGALPMTAFMLARECPDTPIVCVDYDAEACELAKQLSRKIGLKDSVNVQWMDALQYTPVENELVICASLLYGREEIYRRLDNHDCALIVRDSEGPYQYLYKAAELPNRSSFREIAKTQIDAMRINTSRYFVRAPKEASHVSAA, from the coding sequence ATGTGGACTGAGCTTAAAACGCAAGCGGTCGAGGCCATTCGCCAGAGTTACGCGCTGTTGTCGCAGGAGCAAAACCTGTCGCCGGACAACGAAGCGGTCACGAAATCCCTGACGCATCTGGTGCGCACGCTGACGAAATGCCAGGCGCCCGAGCTGATCAAATACCTGATGGACACGCCCGACCTTGCCATGGAGCGCGAGAAGCTGCCCGTGCTGTGCGGCATCGCCGAATGCGAAATGGAAAAATACTGGGCGCGCAAGCTGCTGTCGCGCGCGGCCTGCGACCTTGCTGAATTCTGGTACTTCCCTGAATACACCGCGCTCTGTCGTGCCGAGATCGAGCTGTTCAAGCAGCAGGGCTCTTTCAGCCGTATCAGCTTCTTGGGGGCAGGGGCCTTGCCCATGACCGCCTTTATGCTGGCGCGCGAATGTCCGGACACCCCGATCGTCTGCGTCGATTATGATGCGGAAGCCTGCGAACTGGCAAAACAACTCAGCCGTAAAATCGGCCTGAAGGACAGCGTGAACGTGCAATGGATGGATGCGCTGCAATATACGCCGGTTGAAAACGAGCTGGTGATCTGCGCGAGCCTGCTGTATGGGCGCGAAGAAATCTACCGCCGCCTTGATAACCACGATTGCGCGCTGATCGTGCGCGATTCCGAAGGCCCGTACCAGTACCTCTACAAAGCGGCAGAGCTGCCGAACCGTTCCAGCTTCCGCGAGATTGCGAAAACGCAGATCGACGCAATGCGCATCAACACCAGCCGCTATTTCGTGCGTGCGCCCAAGGAAGCTTCGCATGTCAGCGCCGCGTGA